From the genome of bacterium, one region includes:
- a CDS encoding trypsin-like peptidase domain-containing protein, translating to MSRFLQFFVIGLLAGLAIFWFVRRDYARQVALDQLAARLDSLEWSHSVESTSRVIRQDDAPTALPGVQQEIHTSRENALTRAIARTSDAVVGISVEQVTEVANPFVPRDPLFRMFLDERFWPRTVKKQASGLGSGFIVTTDGYIVTNEHVVRDATSITVTTTAGKKYAAQIVGTDQLLDMALLKIEANGLPFIEWANSDEAIVGEWVVAIGNPYGLFDVNDQPSVAVGVISALNRDFERDSDGRLYTDMIQTDAAINRGNSGGPLVDAEGHAIGMNTLIFTETGGSVGIGFAIPSNRIVNAIEDLVKGGVDRNYWLGIRANDMRGQMWRMLNLAENRGAIVTGVDPGSPAERADIQVEDVILKINNRDIQRSQDAKEFINNTDLRVGDKLTFEITRRGKIMMKQIELIPIPRGSYNRR from the coding sequence GTGAGCAGGTTTCTGCAATTCTTCGTGATCGGTTTGCTGGCGGGCCTGGCCATATTCTGGTTCGTGCGCCGCGACTATGCCCGGCAAGTTGCCTTGGATCAGCTCGCTGCTCGCCTTGATTCCCTCGAATGGTCGCATTCGGTCGAGTCCACGAGCCGTGTAATCCGGCAAGACGATGCTCCGACGGCGTTGCCCGGTGTGCAGCAGGAAATTCACACTTCCCGGGAAAATGCCTTGACGCGAGCGATTGCCCGCACTTCGGACGCGGTCGTTGGCATTAGCGTTGAGCAGGTGACGGAAGTTGCGAATCCGTTTGTCCCGCGTGATCCGCTCTTTCGCATGTTTCTCGATGAACGCTTCTGGCCGCGCACGGTCAAGAAACAGGCGTCGGGACTTGGTTCAGGATTCATCGTCACTACGGATGGTTACATAGTGACCAACGAACACGTCGTGCGTGACGCAACATCCATTACCGTAACGACGACTGCCGGGAAGAAGTATGCGGCACAGATCGTCGGCACGGATCAGTTGCTCGATATGGCACTGCTCAAGATCGAAGCCAACGGCCTTCCGTTTATCGAATGGGCCAACAGCGACGAAGCCATTGTCGGTGAATGGGTGGTGGCGATCGGGAACCCGTACGGTCTCTTTGACGTCAACGACCAGCCGTCCGTGGCCGTCGGTGTGATCTCGGCGCTCAATCGCGATTTTGAACGCGATTCGGACGGTCGCCTCTACACAGACATGATTCAGACCGATGCGGCAATTAATCGCGGTAACTCAGGCGGTCCGCTGGTGGATGCGGAGGGGCACGCGATTGGCATGAATACGCTGATTTTTACGGAGACTGGCGGATCGGTCGGCATCGGCTTCGCGATACCCTCGAATCGCATCGTCAATGCGATTGAAGATTTGGTAAAGGGCGGGGTGGACCGCAATTACTGGCTCGGTATTCGGGCCAACGACATGCGCGGCCAGATGTGGCGCATGCTGAATCTTGCGGAAAATCGCGGCGCCATCGTTACGGGCGTAGACCCTGGCAGTCCCGCGGAGCGGGCCGATATTCAGGTCGAAGACGTCATTCTCAAGATCAACAATCGTGACATCCAGCGCTCGCAAGACGCCAAGGAATTCATCAATAACACTGACCTTCGCGTGGGCGACAAATTGACGTTTGAGATTACCCGGCGCGGTAAGATCATGATGAAGCAGATTGAGTTGATTCCCATACCTCGAGGTTCATATAACCGGCGATGA
- a CDS encoding phosphoribosylaminoimidazolesuccinocarboxamide synthase yields MNLDRLELLVQGSSKKLFATNRPSYAILEFTDEAGNPRESRKTAFTGKGEINCGVSSFLFQYLENYHVPTHFVERQSPVEMAVRRVDMFDIKAIVYNIATGEFARRFRLDDGRPLDYPVVEYFLKDPALNNPMVNESHAVALGYARSDDLRTMQRIATKTNAVLKSLFERRGLLLVEFELEFGDAGDHLCIGDELTPDTLRVWDRKTNRKLDRDRALQDQSGVERAYRELLERLTSAA; encoded by the coding sequence ATGAACCTGGATAGACTTGAACTGCTGGTACAGGGAAGCTCTAAGAAGCTTTTCGCCACGAATCGGCCAAGCTACGCGATTCTTGAGTTCACCGATGAAGCCGGAAATCCGCGCGAATCGCGTAAGACCGCTTTTACGGGAAAAGGCGAGATCAACTGCGGTGTATCGAGTTTTCTGTTCCAGTACCTCGAGAATTATCATGTGCCCACGCACTTCGTCGAGCGACAATCGCCCGTGGAGATGGCGGTGCGGCGCGTGGACATGTTTGACATCAAGGCTATCGTTTATAACATCGCCACGGGCGAGTTTGCGCGGCGTTTCCGGTTAGACGACGGTCGGCCCCTCGACTATCCTGTTGTCGAGTATTTTCTGAAGGACCCGGCGCTGAACAATCCGATGGTCAACGAGAGCCACGCGGTCGCGCTGGGTTATGCGCGCTCGGATGACCTGCGCACGATGCAGCGAATTGCGACAAAGACCAACGCTGTCTTGAAGTCGTTGTTCGAGCGCCGGGGTCTCCTGTTAGTGGAATTCGAGTTGGAGTTTGGTGATGCCGGCGACCACCTTTGCATCGGCGACGAATTGACGCCCGATACCTTGCGCGTATGGGATCGAAAGACCAATCGAAAGTTGGACCGTGACCGCGCGCTGCAAGATCAATCCGGAGTCGAGCGCGCCTATCGCGAACTGCTTGAACGATTGACCAGCGCCGCCTAA
- a CDS encoding adenylosuccinate lyase, producing the protein MASLWTEEARYDSWLRVELAALRARVERGEMDQTVVDQIAASAQFTLPEIHEVEAEVQHDVIAFLTVVARYVGPNSRFVHWGLTSSDVVDTAFALQIKQAGALLLEDVRALQIVLRRRALEFRRTPSVGRTHGIHAEPTVFGLKFALWADEFTRHEQRLVETLERVVVGKLSGAVGNFGHTDPDLEERVMNQLGIGTAQISTQVISRDLHAEFLNLCALIGGTVEKIAVEVRHLQRTEVSEAFEPFGKRQKGSSAMPHKRNPILCERLTGMSRMLRGYALVGLENIALWHERDISHSSTERVVFPDACIALDYMLHLLLRVMDGLEVDTAQLQRTLQLTQGALASEKVLHALIERGWLREDAYAAVQRCARAAITQRRPMLELLLEESTVTAVLPEEHLRELLRLEPNYAMSDAILHRLGIAE; encoded by the coding sequence ATGGCGTCGCTGTGGACAGAAGAAGCGCGCTATGACAGTTGGCTGCGTGTAGAACTCGCGGCGCTGCGTGCCCGCGTCGAGCGTGGTGAAATGGACCAGACCGTGGTGGATCAAATCGCCGCCTCGGCACAATTTACGCTACCGGAGATTCACGAGGTCGAAGCGGAAGTACAGCACGACGTGATCGCGTTCCTGACCGTTGTCGCGCGATACGTGGGGCCGAATTCACGTTTTGTTCATTGGGGGCTGACCTCGTCCGATGTGGTGGATACGGCGTTTGCGCTGCAGATTAAGCAGGCCGGCGCCCTATTGCTTGAAGACGTGCGCGCCTTGCAGATCGTGCTGCGCCGACGCGCTTTAGAATTTCGCCGCACTCCATCGGTTGGCCGGACACACGGGATTCACGCGGAACCGACGGTCTTCGGACTGAAATTCGCGCTGTGGGCCGATGAGTTCACACGTCATGAACAGCGGCTGGTCGAGACACTTGAACGCGTCGTGGTTGGCAAGCTTTCGGGCGCCGTCGGCAATTTCGGCCATACTGATCCTGACCTTGAAGAGCGGGTCATGAATCAACTGGGCATTGGCACCGCGCAGATTTCGACGCAAGTTATCAGCCGCGACTTGCACGCCGAGTTTCTCAACCTATGCGCGCTAATCGGCGGCACCGTTGAGAAGATCGCGGTAGAAGTCCGCCACTTGCAGCGCACTGAGGTGAGTGAGGCCTTTGAACCTTTCGGCAAGCGCCAGAAGGGCTCATCCGCGATGCCGCACAAACGGAATCCGATTCTGTGTGAGCGGCTCACGGGCATGTCGCGCATGCTGCGCGGTTACGCGCTGGTTGGCCTTGAGAATATCGCGCTGTGGCACGAACGCGACATCTCGCACTCCTCGACAGAACGAGTCGTCTTTCCTGATGCCTGCATCGCACTGGATTACATGCTGCATCTTCTACTGCGCGTAATGGACGGACTTGAGGTGGATACTGCCCAGCTTCAGCGGACGCTGCAATTGACGCAAGGCGCGTTGGCATCTGAAAAAGTGCTGCATGCGCTGATCGAACGTGGCTGGCTCCGCGAGGACGCCTACGCCGCCGTCCAGCGTTGCGCCCGCGCCGCGATTACACAGCGTCGCCCGATGTTGGAATTGCTGCTTGAAGAGAGTACTGTTACCGCGGTGTTACCTGAAGAGCATTTGCGCGAGCTCCTGCGGCTCGAGCCGAATTATGCCATGTCCGATGCGATCTTGCACCGGCTGGGAATTGCGGAGTAA
- the truA gene encoding tRNA pseudouridine(38-40) synthase TruA: protein MIREGRRRRYRIDLQYDGTDFSGMQWQPDRRTVQQCLEEALEPLFEHPVRVIPSSRTDAGVHAAQQVVHVDVNVERPTHSIVRAGNSLLPPDIRLLSAVEVDADFHARFSARWRGYVYRISLEPIALGRQYTWQFVQPIEAKRLHAQAGTILGTHSFAAFSHESPTEKHDYGCTVYRSEWVQENLQWSYRIEASRFVHGMVRMLVGTMVDIACGRGRATSLRDVLETQDNRFAGTKAPPCGLTLNAVGYRDWPGI from the coding sequence ATGATCCGCGAAGGTCGCCGCCGCCGCTATCGCATTGACCTGCAGTACGACGGCACGGACTTCAGCGGTATGCAATGGCAACCGGACCGGCGGACGGTTCAGCAGTGTCTTGAAGAAGCATTAGAACCATTGTTCGAGCACCCTGTGCGCGTGATCCCTTCAAGCCGCACCGATGCAGGTGTGCATGCGGCGCAGCAGGTTGTGCACGTTGATGTCAATGTCGAGAGACCCACGCATTCAATTGTGCGCGCCGGCAATTCGCTCTTGCCGCCTGATATTCGCCTGCTAAGCGCTGTCGAGGTGGATGCTGATTTTCATGCGCGGTTTTCGGCTCGCTGGCGTGGCTATGTCTATCGCATATCGCTCGAACCGATCGCCTTGGGCCGACAGTACACTTGGCAGTTTGTGCAACCAATCGAGGCCAAGCGTTTACACGCACAAGCCGGGACCATTCTGGGAACGCACTCGTTTGCGGCGTTCTCGCATGAAAGTCCGACCGAGAAGCATGATTATGGATGCACGGTCTATCGCTCGGAGTGGGTGCAAGAGAATTTGCAATGGAGTTATCGTATCGAAGCCAGTCGGTTCGTGCACGGCATGGTGCGCATGCTTGTCGGAACGATGGTGGACATCGCGTGCGGCCGCGGCCGGGCAACGTCGCTGCGCGATGTGTTGGAGACTCAGGACAATCGTTTCGCTGGCACTAAAGCACCTCCCTGCGGACTGACGTTGAATGCCGTGGGCTATCGCGACTGGCCGGGAATATAG
- the purQ gene encoding phosphoribosylformylglycinamidine synthase subunit PurQ, whose product MSIALITFPGSNCDRDCLHVMRNVVGAPTHAVFHKDTDLGDCTGVLVPGGFSYGDYLRAGALAKISPIMPAIRRFADVGGPVLGICNGFQILCEAGLLPGALMLNSKLQFISRWVGLRVENSDTLYTRSLWHGQVLRMPMAHAEGNFTADAETLAAIVAHQQIVFKYVEPVRFDAPEGNPNGSTLSIAGITNRAGNVLGMMPHPDRAAEEILGSTDGLPIMRAFAEAASASARIEHSY is encoded by the coding sequence GTGAGTATCGCGCTGATTACGTTTCCAGGTTCCAATTGTGATCGGGACTGTTTACACGTCATGCGCAACGTCGTTGGCGCACCGACGCATGCCGTGTTTCACAAAGACACGGACCTTGGAGATTGCACGGGCGTGTTGGTCCCGGGCGGTTTCTCTTATGGGGATTATCTGCGGGCGGGCGCATTGGCGAAAATATCCCCGATTATGCCGGCCATTCGCCGATTCGCGGACGTCGGTGGTCCTGTCCTTGGTATCTGCAATGGCTTCCAGATTCTCTGCGAAGCCGGCTTGCTTCCTGGCGCATTGATGTTGAACAGCAAGCTGCAGTTTATTTCCCGCTGGGTCGGTTTGCGCGTTGAAAACAGTGACACTCTGTACACGCGTTCGCTTTGGCACGGGCAGGTGCTGCGCATGCCGATGGCGCATGCCGAAGGAAATTTCACGGCGGACGCCGAGACCCTTGCGGCCATCGTTGCTCATCAGCAAATCGTGTTTAAATACGTTGAGCCCGTGCGATTCGACGCGCCTGAGGGTAACCCCAATGGCAGCACCTTGTCTATTGCCGGTATCACGAACCGCGCAGGCAATGTACTGGGCATGATGCCGCATCCCGATCGCGCAGCAGAGGAAATTCTCGGTTCCACCGATGGTCTGCCGATCATGCGGGCCTTCGCCGAAGCTGCAAGCGCATCGGCCCGCATCGAACACTCCTATTAG
- the gatA gene encoding Asp-tRNA(Asn)/Glu-tRNA(Gln) amidotransferase subunit GatA: MLQRIPSPATIRRNPRRLPDVVLQALATARELDSLGAFLTLLDARALRQARLVSEALAQGANLPLGGYILAVKDNIAVKDEPLTCGSRILDRHPATFSATAIERLEDAGAVIIGKTNLDEFAMGSSTENSAFRPALNPHDPERVPGGSSGGSAVAVAAGICHAALGSETGGSVRQPAALTGVCGLKPTYGRISRYGLVAFGSSLDQISPFANSCAELYDVLRVMAGSDPRDATSSNAPVPVASTLSARTKPLRVGLVSEFLDNSALDPAVAKASQDAIAALKENGHECVEVHLPSLRYAIPVYYIVATAEASSNLARYDGVRYGFRHPDAVDLAAVYDASRGAGFGREVRRRIMMGTYVLSSGYYDAYYKTALKVRRVITDEMMQALRGVDVLFTPTTPGTAFKLGEKVDDPIAMYLSDIFTVPANLAGIPALSVPWSSDENGLPIGLQWMASHFEEELLLQAGAILENLRPRPA, translated from the coding sequence ATGCTCCAGCGAATTCCCAGCCCCGCAACGATACGCCGGAACCCCCGCAGGCTTCCTGACGTCGTACTGCAAGCGCTTGCAACAGCGCGCGAGCTGGACTCGTTGGGAGCGTTTCTGACGTTGCTCGATGCGCGTGCCTTGCGTCAGGCGCGGCTTGTCTCTGAAGCGCTCGCGCAGGGGGCGAATCTGCCGCTTGGCGGCTACATCTTGGCCGTCAAAGATAACATTGCCGTGAAAGATGAGCCGCTGACCTGCGGCTCGCGCATTCTGGATCGCCACCCCGCTACGTTTTCCGCAACGGCCATCGAGCGGCTGGAGGACGCGGGCGCAGTGATTATCGGGAAAACGAACCTTGATGAATTTGCAATGGGATCGTCTACCGAGAATTCAGCTTTTCGGCCGGCGCTAAATCCACACGATCCCGAGCGCGTGCCGGGCGGATCATCCGGCGGCAGTGCGGTGGCGGTCGCGGCCGGAATTTGCCACGCGGCCCTGGGCAGCGAAACGGGCGGCAGCGTGCGCCAACCTGCGGCACTCACAGGCGTCTGTGGACTGAAGCCTACCTACGGCCGAATTTCACGCTATGGCCTTGTGGCATTTGGGTCATCTCTGGATCAAATTTCTCCCTTCGCGAACAGCTGCGCCGAATTATACGATGTGTTGCGCGTGATGGCCGGCAGTGATCCCCGCGACGCGACATCGTCAAATGCACCCGTACCAGTGGCATCCACCTTGTCGGCGCGAACGAAACCGCTTCGGGTTGGACTTGTTAGCGAGTTTCTGGATAACAGTGCCCTTGACCCTGCCGTCGCCAAAGCGTCGCAGGATGCAATCGCCGCCCTGAAAGAAAACGGGCACGAATGCGTGGAAGTGCACCTACCCAGTCTGCGTTACGCGATTCCGGTGTACTATATTGTCGCAACGGCTGAAGCAAGTTCCAATCTGGCGCGCTATGACGGCGTGCGCTACGGTTTCCGGCATCCCGATGCAGTGGATCTTGCGGCCGTCTACGATGCGTCTAGGGGTGCGGGATTTGGCCGCGAAGTCCGGCGGCGAATCATGATGGGGACGTATGTGCTGTCGTCGGGCTATTATGATGCGTATTACAAGACCGCGTTAAAGGTGCGGCGTGTCATTACCGACGAAATGATGCAGGCTCTGCGCGGCGTGGATGTCCTGTTTACGCCCACGACGCCGGGCACGGCCTTCAAGCTCGGTGAGAAGGTGGACGATCCGATAGCCATGTATCTGTCCGACATCTTTACGGTGCCGGCGAATCTCGCCGGTATCCCGGCGCTGTCGGTGCCGTGGAGTTCGGACGAAAATGGACTCCCGATAGGATTGCAGTGGATGGCCTCGCACTTTGAAGAGGAGCTCTTGCTTCAGGCTGGCGCTATTCTCGAAAATCTACGCCCCCGTCCGGCATGA
- the ndk gene encoding nucleoside-diphosphate kinase, producing the protein MERTLMIIKPDAVAAKHIGEIVARVEKEGFHVSGLRYVQLTQEQAGEFYAVHKERPFYGDLVKYMTSGPVVVGRLERENAVEHWRAVIGATDPVKAAPGTIRKLYGTGIEANAVHGSDSPENGARETDFFFA; encoded by the coding sequence ATGGAACGTACACTGATGATCATCAAGCCCGATGCCGTAGCTGCGAAGCACATCGGCGAGATCGTGGCGCGGGTAGAAAAAGAGGGATTTCATGTTTCCGGTTTGCGCTACGTGCAATTGACGCAGGAGCAGGCCGGTGAGTTCTATGCGGTACATAAAGAGCGTCCTTTCTATGGCGATCTCGTGAAGTACATGACCAGCGGCCCGGTGGTCGTAGGTCGCCTCGAGCGCGAGAATGCTGTTGAACATTGGCGCGCGGTGATTGGTGCCACGGATCCAGTCAAAGCAGCGCCCGGTACGATTCGTAAGCTCTATGGCACAGGCATTGAGGCCAACGCCGTGCATGGCTCCGATTCGCCGGAGAATGGCGCGCGCGAGACGGACTTCTTTTTCGCATAA
- the pssA gene encoding CDP-diacylglycerol--serine O-phosphatidyltransferase, with translation MRNLANILTGLNLIFGFSSMLLAIDGHIQVAAWLIALAVVMDAFDGKAARFFGASSSFGLQFDSLADVVSMGVAPSILCYAAAFREDSLLGMGVCALPVLAAAFRLARFNVRTRTLGGGYEGLTSPLHACLVATFVLMNYALWDGIANVEWLAGLLVVTSFLMVSHLPLAGLPKFTLREPGRNLQRLLILAAAIGLAAINPPLFAFPLMVVLFALSAFYGQLQARRARDLEDDEEEEPQPLPTGWKKS, from the coding sequence TTGCGCAATTTAGCGAATATCCTGACGGGCCTCAACTTGATTTTCGGCTTCAGCTCAATGCTGTTGGCGATTGATGGTCACATCCAAGTCGCCGCCTGGCTCATTGCTTTGGCGGTTGTCATGGACGCTTTTGACGGAAAGGCCGCGCGCTTTTTCGGAGCATCATCTTCCTTCGGTTTGCAGTTTGATTCGCTGGCTGATGTTGTTTCTATGGGCGTTGCCCCTTCCATCCTATGCTATGCCGCAGCGTTCCGCGAAGATTCGCTGTTGGGCATGGGCGTTTGTGCGCTGCCCGTTTTGGCCGCAGCCTTTCGACTGGCGCGCTTCAACGTCCGCACGCGCACTCTGGGCGGCGGCTATGAAGGCTTGACGTCGCCGCTGCATGCCTGTCTTGTGGCGACTTTCGTTCTGATGAACTATGCTCTGTGGGACGGCATTGCAAACGTTGAGTGGCTCGCCGGGCTGCTGGTCGTTACGTCCTTCCTTATGGTCAGCCATTTACCACTTGCCGGATTGCCCAAGTTCACGCTGCGCGAACCGGGCCGGAACTTGCAGCGCCTCTTGATTCTGGCAGCGGCCATCGGTTTAGCTGCAATTAATCCTCCGTTGTTCGCGTTTCCGCTGATGGTCGTCTTGTTTGCATTGTCCGCATTTTACGGACAGTTGCAAGCTCGTCGCGCCCGCGATTTGGAGGACGACGAAGAAGAAGAGCCTCAACCCTTACCGACAGGCTGGAAAAAATCGTGA
- the gatB gene encoding Asp-tRNA(Asn)/Glu-tRNA(Gln) amidotransferase subunit GatB has protein sequence MSDFELIAGLEIHAQLMTRTKAFCRCPNRYGDAPNTLVCPVCLGTPGALPVLNREVVAQAARLATALGATINLRSRFDRKNYFYPDLPKGYQISQFDHPFALGGHLVVNVAGVEKRINITRAHIEEDAGKSMHLPDGSTIVDMNRCGVPLVEIVSEPDFRSPAEAGAYLSAMRELLRFIGVCDGNMDEGSLRCDANVSVRKHGEAGLRERCEMKNLNSFRNVERAIEAEMRRQIEIYEQGGEIHRQTLQWNEQEERLIPMRVKEGSDDYRYFPEPDLPELVVAESALADIRSKMPELPESRRLRYRNAYALHVEAVYLLGGDRDLSDYFERLMQRGLQPATAAAWMQSEVQRILNEQEWNITQFPVSSDRLADLVGAVESKRINRATGRDLLRTMLTDTRGVSDLIAESGAQQIQDTDHIRQIISGILSANPGELAKYRAGKTNMVGFFMGQVMQATKGQADPQLAKDLLMELLAQ, from the coding sequence ATGAGTGATTTCGAACTGATCGCGGGGCTTGAGATCCACGCGCAGTTGATGACTCGCACGAAGGCGTTTTGCCGTTGTCCGAACCGTTATGGTGACGCTCCGAATACGCTCGTGTGTCCGGTATGTCTTGGCACGCCGGGTGCGCTTCCAGTCTTGAATCGCGAGGTTGTCGCGCAGGCAGCGCGCTTGGCTACAGCGCTCGGAGCGACGATCAATTTGCGGTCACGGTTTGATCGCAAGAACTACTTCTATCCGGACCTGCCCAAGGGTTATCAGATTTCACAATTCGATCACCCGTTCGCCCTCGGCGGACATCTTGTTGTGAACGTCGCCGGTGTTGAGAAGCGGATTAACATCACCCGCGCTCACATTGAAGAGGACGCCGGCAAGTCCATGCACCTGCCCGACGGCTCAACCATTGTGGATATGAACCGCTGTGGCGTGCCGCTGGTTGAGATCGTCTCGGAGCCGGATTTCAGGTCCCCCGCGGAAGCCGGGGCATACCTATCCGCCATGCGCGAGTTGCTGCGGTTCATCGGCGTCTGCGATGGTAACATGGACGAAGGTTCGCTGAGGTGCGACGCCAATGTGTCCGTCCGTAAACATGGTGAGGCGGGGCTGCGTGAACGCTGTGAAATGAAGAATCTCAATTCCTTTCGCAATGTCGAGCGAGCCATCGAGGCGGAAATGCGTCGTCAGATTGAGATTTATGAGCAGGGCGGCGAGATTCACCGGCAGACACTGCAGTGGAACGAGCAGGAAGAACGCTTGATTCCCATGCGCGTGAAAGAAGGTTCGGACGATTATCGCTATTTCCCGGAACCGGACCTCCCCGAGCTGGTGGTTGCCGAAAGTGCTCTGGCTGACATTCGCTCAAAGATGCCCGAACTGCCGGAATCGCGACGACTGCGATATCGCAATGCGTACGCTTTGCATGTTGAAGCGGTGTACCTGCTTGGCGGTGATCGCGACTTAAGCGACTACTTTGAGCGACTCATGCAGCGGGGTCTTCAACCCGCAACAGCTGCCGCCTGGATGCAAAGCGAAGTGCAGCGCATCTTGAACGAACAGGAATGGAACATCACTCAATTTCCGGTGTCGTCGGATCGCTTGGCGGACCTAGTCGGCGCAGTGGAAAGCAAACGCATAAACCGCGCGACCGGTCGTGACTTGCTGCGCACGATGTTAACGGATACGCGCGGCGTAAGCGACCTCATCGCTGAGTCAGGTGCGCAGCAGATTCAGGACACGGATCACATTCGCCAGATCATAAGCGGCATCTTGTCCGCAAATCCCGGAGAGTTGGCAAAGTACCGGGCTGGTAAAACCAACATGGTCGGCTTCTTCATGGGCCAAGTGATGCAGGCTACCAAAGGTCAGGCGGATCCGCAACTGGCCAAAGACCTGCTGATGGAACTCCTCGCGCAATAG
- a CDS encoding phosphatidylserine decarboxylase family protein, with amino-acid sequence MNFAREAWLLVLPPMLVGGAALTWGLRSNAPFLSAAGIVSLLLAVGILLFFRDPERVTPAGDDIVVAPADGVVVQSDTLPTGERFVAIFLSVFDVHVNRSPYSGTVARVSERPGTYLHANSAEGVKGNARIDLELTSSRGTVRFSQLSGLVARKISCRVKAGDALRTGERYGLIYFGSRMEVVLPASANLSVHVGERTVAGETIIARFSTSS; translated from the coding sequence TTGAATTTTGCCCGTGAAGCCTGGCTGCTCGTCCTGCCTCCCATGCTCGTGGGTGGGGCGGCGCTGACTTGGGGTCTACGGTCTAATGCGCCGTTTCTAAGTGCCGCTGGCATCGTATCATTGCTTCTGGCCGTGGGAATACTTCTGTTCTTCCGCGATCCCGAACGAGTGACTCCTGCAGGTGACGACATCGTTGTTGCACCGGCGGACGGCGTCGTTGTACAATCGGACACATTGCCAACCGGCGAGCGATTTGTCGCGATCTTTCTTTCGGTGTTTGATGTCCACGTGAACCGCTCACCGTACTCTGGCACGGTCGCAAGAGTGTCCGAAAGGCCGGGCACTTATTTGCATGCCAACTCCGCGGAAGGCGTCAAGGGGAATGCCCGGATAGACCTTGAATTGACCTCATCCCGCGGCACCGTCCGCTTCAGTCAATTGTCGGGGCTGGTGGCGCGCAAGATTTCGTGTCGCGTGAAGGCGGGCGACGCATTACGCACTGGCGAACGTTACGGTCTTATTTACTTTGGTTCCCGCATGGAAGTCGTTCTTCCTGCGTCGGCCAACCTATCGGTGCATGTCGGCGAGCGCACGGTTGCCGGTGAAACGATCATCGCAAGATTCAGTACGTCATCATGA
- a CDS encoding twin-arginine translocase TatA/TatE family subunit, giving the protein MSLGSSELFLVLLVVLLLFGGKRLPETARQLGRGIAEMRRSYLDIKREVTDPQSSTTPKIPPTPPTLNAPANSQPRNDTPEPPQAS; this is encoded by the coding sequence ATGAGCCTTGGATCGAGTGAACTGTTTCTCGTTCTGTTGGTTGTGTTGCTGTTGTTTGGCGGCAAGCGACTTCCGGAAACCGCACGGCAACTTGGCCGCGGCATCGCGGAGATGCGCCGGTCCTACCTCGACATCAAGCGCGAAGTCACCGATCCGCAGTCGTCAACAACCCCGAAGATTCCACCGACTCCTCCGACTCTCAATGCTCCAGCGAATTCCCAGCCCCGCAACGATACGCCGGAACCCCCGCAGGCTTCCTGA
- the purS gene encoding phosphoribosylformylglycinamidine synthase subunit PurS, with product MKARVIVKLKDSVLDPQGQAIMQLLEQRGYHGIADVRVGKLIEFELDGLSAEQGSTMLHEIADKLLANPIIESYRIEPL from the coding sequence GTGAAAGCACGAGTCATTGTGAAGCTCAAGGACAGCGTCCTGGACCCGCAAGGTCAGGCGATCATGCAATTGCTTGAACAACGCGGATATCACGGTATTGCCGACGTGCGCGTCGGGAAACTAATCGAGTTCGAACTCGACGGTCTCTCGGCGGAGCAGGGGAGCACCATGTTGCACGAAATCGCGGACAAGCTGTTGGCAAACCCGATCATTGAAAGCTATCGGATAGAACCGCTGTGA